In the Drosophila gunungcola strain Sukarami unplaced genomic scaffold, Dgunungcola_SK_2 000001F, whole genome shotgun sequence genome, one interval contains:
- the LOC128263227 gene encoding trypsin-1, producing the protein MRSYLALPLLLLGIGLTLAQYQYQNPHQTLAQQFADVVDVVDVADPADQALKAAKSRPVKNRNQCTTKQNCFCGTPNVNRIVGGQQVRSNKYPWTAQLVKGRHYPRLFCGGSLINDRYVLTAAHCVHGNRDQITIRLLQIDRSSRDPGIVRKVVQTTVHPNYDPNRIVNDVALLKLESPVPLTGNMRPVCLPDANHNFDGKTAVVAGWGLIKEGGVTSNYLQEVNVPVISNAQCRQTRYKDKIAEVMLCAGLVQQGGKDACQGDSGGPLIVNEGRYKLAGVVSFGYGCAQKNAPGVYARVSKFLDWIQKNTADGCYCQS; encoded by the exons ATGCGCAGTTACCTGGCCCTGCCGCTCCTGCTGCTGGGCATCGGCCTCACATTGGCCCAGTACCAGTACCAAAATCCCCACCAGACCCTCGCCCAGCAGTTCGCCGATGTCGTCGATGTGGTCGATGTCGCCGATCCTGCAGACCAGGCCCTAAAAGCTGCCAAGTCCCGACCAGTGAAGAATCGCAATCAGTGCACCACCAAGCAGAACTGCT TCTGCGGCACCCCGAATGTCAACCGAATTGTGGGCGGCCAGCAGGTGCGCTCCAACAAATATCCGTGGACCGCCCAGTTGGTCAAGGGTCGTCACTACCCGCGTCTCTTCTGCGGCGGCTCCCTGATCAACGATCGCTATGTGCTGACCGCTGCCCATTGTGTGCATGGAAACCGGGACCAGATCACCATTCGCCTGCTTCAGATCGACAGATCCTCCCGGGATCCTGGCATCGTGCGCAAGGTGGTGCAGACCACTGTCCATCCGAACTACGATCCCAACCGGATTGTCAACGATGTGGCCCTTCTGAAGCTGGAGTCCCCCGTCCCACTGACTGGAAACATGCGTCCAGTCTGCCTGCCCGACGCCAATCACAACTTCGATGGCAAGACC gCTGTGGTCGCTGGTTGGGGTCTGATCAAGGAGGGCGGAGTGACCTCCAACTACCTGCAGGAGGTTAATGTGCCCGTCATCAGCAACGCCCAGTGTCGCCAGACGCGCTACAAGGACAAGATCGCCGAGGTGATGCTCTGCGCAGGACTGGTGCAGCAGGGTGGCAAGGACGCCTGTCAGGGAGACAGTGGTGGTCCCCTGATCGTCAACGAGGGTCGCTACAAGCTCGCCGGCGTGGTGTCCTTTGGCTACGGGTGTGCCCAGAAGAATGCCCCCGGTGTCTACGCCAGGGTCAGCAAGTTCTTGGACTGGATCCAGAAGAACACCGCCGACGGTTGCTACTGCCAGAGCTAG